In Streptomyces sp. NBC_00306, a single genomic region encodes these proteins:
- a CDS encoding HEAT repeat domain-containing protein: protein MFDPVIAPSGTLLGLLQRGRGDGTLHALAAPRAEALAALNHCVLHDPRHDWQVENRSLYYARLYLDLHGGLEEIERHLSDTDDHLDTDEARTGLALAVLGHLASYGRTDALALLRGYAATGANWAWALDELALRDDDAGLRALAVPVLARFPATPEGEAELAAAVRDAFEPRPWRLWADDRRENVGARVRAAREAGSFDRWQRQMRPSGPRPGWSVQAVFDWADEGVERGAALHVPAARCLSAVAGSEDRPAILAAARDGADGARCAALHYLAQSRDPAVLDLIEAAVGTGSRTVAEAAVAAFERMCGDEAVDRARGWVHRPDALGASAAGVLACRGTAQDATLVLGALRETVRADGPDAPLLWTLVDGAGRLGIACAAPVLRHIYRETASSCLRGRAARALACTDGSFATGFAVECLWDCEETTREVAALHAETGDVRVAERLRRLAADPAEEAEVQTAVRSRIGPDMPAV, encoded by the coding sequence ATGTTCGATCCAGTCATAGCGCCGAGCGGCACCTTGCTCGGCCTGCTGCAGAGGGGCCGCGGCGACGGCACGCTGCACGCGCTCGCCGCGCCGCGCGCCGAAGCGCTCGCCGCCCTCAATCACTGCGTGCTCCACGACCCCCGCCACGACTGGCAGGTCGAGAACCGCTCCCTCTACTACGCCCGCCTCTACCTCGACCTCCACGGCGGTCTCGAGGAGATCGAGCGGCACCTGAGCGACACCGACGACCACCTCGACACCGACGAGGCCAGGACCGGCCTCGCGCTCGCGGTGCTCGGGCATCTCGCCTCCTACGGCAGGACCGACGCCCTCGCGCTGTTGCGCGGCTATGCCGCCACCGGCGCCAACTGGGCGTGGGCCCTGGACGAACTGGCCCTGCGCGACGACGACGCCGGACTGCGTGCCCTCGCGGTCCCCGTCCTCGCCCGTTTCCCGGCCACCCCCGAGGGTGAGGCCGAACTGGCCGCCGCCGTCCGCGACGCCTTCGAACCCCGGCCGTGGCGGCTGTGGGCGGACGATCGGCGCGAGAACGTCGGCGCCCGGGTCCGCGCGGCCCGGGAGGCAGGCTCCTTCGACCGCTGGCAGCGCCAGATGCGACCGTCCGGGCCCCGTCCGGGCTGGAGTGTCCAGGCCGTCTTCGACTGGGCCGACGAAGGTGTCGAGCGCGGCGCCGCGCTGCATGTGCCCGCTGCCCGCTGTCTGTCCGCCGTGGCCGGGTCCGAGGACCGGCCCGCCATCCTCGCCGCCGCACGCGACGGGGCCGACGGCGCCCGCTGCGCGGCGCTGCACTACCTCGCCCAGTCACGCGACCCCGCCGTCCTCGACCTGATCGAGGCCGCCGTCGGCACCGGGTCGCGGACGGTCGCCGAGGCCGCCGTCGCCGCGTTCGAGCGGATGTGCGGCGACGAAGCCGTCGACCGGGCGCGCGGCTGGGTCCACCGGCCCGACGCCCTCGGCGCCTCGGCCGCCGGTGTCCTCGCCTGCCGCGGCACCGCACAGGACGCCACGCTGGTCCTCGGCGCACTGCGGGAGACCGTGCGGGCCGACGGCCCGGACGCCCCGCTGCTGTGGACCCTCGTCGACGGGGCCGGGCGGCTCGGCATCGCCTGCGCCGCACCCGTCCTGCGCCACATCTACCGCGAGACCGCCTCCTCCTGCCTGCGCGGCAGGGCCGCCCGCGCCCTGGCCTGCACCGACGGGTCGTTCGCCACCGGATTCGCCGTGGAATGCCTGTGGGACTGCGAGGAGACCACCCGCGAAGTCGCGGCGCTGCACGCCGAGACCGGTGACGTCCGCGTGGCCGAGAGGCTGCGCCGGCTGGCCGCCGATCCGGCCGAGGAGGCCGAGGTGCAAACGGCCGTACGGAGCAGAATCGGCCCGGACATGCCCGCAGTGTGA
- a CDS encoding ankyrin repeat domain-containing protein, with protein sequence MSEAPDPEVIELATKVFDLARQGETETLAAYVDAGVPANLTNDRGDTLVMLAAYHGHASAVEALLARGAEPDRPNDRGQTPLAGAVFKGEDDVIRVLLAGGADPSAGTPSAVDTAQMFGKTELLELFGGR encoded by the coding sequence ATGAGCGAAGCCCCGGATCCCGAGGTGATCGAACTCGCGACCAAGGTCTTCGACCTGGCGCGGCAGGGCGAGACCGAGACGCTCGCCGCGTACGTCGACGCCGGTGTGCCCGCGAATCTCACCAACGACCGCGGTGACACCCTCGTCATGCTCGCCGCCTACCACGGCCACGCCTCCGCCGTGGAGGCGCTGCTCGCCCGCGGCGCCGAGCCGGACCGTCCCAACGACCGCGGCCAGACCCCGCTCGCCGGTGCAGTCTTCAAGGGCGAGGACGATGTCATCCGCGTTCTGCTGGCCGGCGGAGCGGATCCTTCCGCAGGTACGCCCTCCGCCGTGGATACTGCGCAGATGTTTGGGAAGACAGAGCTCCTGGAGCTCTTCGGCGGCCGGTGA
- a CDS encoding ATP-binding protein → MARRPLPRILSSGTAQIARSREIARTAADNATDVLHPLITVSRGLRKLAGLTRLRWAATPKERRGPTLFLVAGGVLVVALIPYGPLLALISVMAAAAWKGRVREPVKTGPDEAEIGRLKALYEALVPYFSVPDDPAPLFAHGGDWSGAFSEYAFDDDGRLTRLHIAYPAYFTDGEAQSRDRIEQLLHAKSGRGREYHFTWDEEGNRLVMSVLPALSTAIAAQRFVTVPGETVLGFTDEGAVQRTVPVAQGEETRDAPPVIWRTGPRSTEPHLLVVGESGSGTTTLLRSIALQALQHGDVLIVEGSGTGEYACLTGRSGVLAVECGLAGALASLEWAAHETERRLIAANRARQAGQSVPEDTKRPLWILVDRPSIFGHLAAADGDTEPQQLLQVPLRHGRAAQVTVVVAEQFDSLDALTETVRTHTRGRVVLGPATPEQISTVLGTTPHTTPTPDVPPGRGYARLGTGPVLRLQVPATPDPYDDATSEAHRQAVLELLPEYIDGRAPDEAAEPVAQVKKTEKAEAGAPDPVPAEG, encoded by the coding sequence GTGGCCCGGCGACCACTCCCCCGCATTCTGAGTAGCGGAACAGCGCAGATCGCCCGGAGCCGGGAGATCGCGCGCACGGCCGCCGACAACGCCACGGACGTACTCCATCCGCTGATCACGGTCTCCCGTGGTCTGCGGAAGCTGGCCGGACTGACCCGGCTGCGGTGGGCCGCCACACCCAAGGAACGGCGTGGTCCCACCCTGTTCCTGGTCGCGGGCGGCGTCCTGGTGGTCGCGCTCATCCCGTACGGGCCGCTTCTGGCCCTCATCTCGGTGATGGCCGCGGCCGCCTGGAAGGGACGGGTGCGCGAACCGGTGAAGACGGGGCCCGACGAGGCGGAGATCGGACGGCTCAAGGCGCTCTACGAAGCCCTGGTGCCCTACTTCTCGGTCCCCGACGACCCGGCCCCGCTCTTCGCCCACGGTGGCGACTGGTCAGGCGCCTTCAGTGAGTACGCCTTCGACGACGACGGCCGTCTGACCCGGCTGCACATCGCCTACCCGGCGTACTTCACAGACGGTGAGGCGCAGTCCCGCGACCGGATCGAGCAGCTTCTGCACGCCAAGTCCGGCCGCGGCCGGGAGTACCACTTCACCTGGGACGAGGAGGGCAACCGCCTCGTCATGAGCGTCCTGCCCGCCCTGTCCACGGCCATCGCCGCCCAGCGCTTCGTCACCGTCCCCGGCGAGACCGTGCTGGGCTTCACCGACGAGGGCGCCGTCCAGCGCACCGTGCCGGTGGCCCAGGGCGAGGAGACACGGGACGCGCCGCCGGTGATCTGGCGTACGGGTCCGCGCTCAACGGAGCCGCATCTGCTGGTGGTCGGCGAATCGGGCAGCGGCACCACGACCCTTCTCCGGTCCATCGCGCTCCAGGCGCTCCAGCACGGCGACGTGCTGATCGTCGAGGGCAGCGGCACCGGTGAGTACGCCTGCCTGACCGGACGCTCCGGTGTGCTGGCCGTCGAGTGCGGACTGGCCGGGGCGCTCGCCAGCCTGGAATGGGCCGCGCACGAGACCGAGCGCCGTCTGATCGCCGCGAACCGCGCCCGCCAGGCCGGGCAGTCCGTCCCCGAGGACACCAAGCGGCCGCTGTGGATCCTGGTGGACCGCCCGAGCATCTTCGGCCACCTCGCCGCGGCCGACGGGGACACCGAGCCCCAGCAGCTGCTCCAGGTGCCGCTGCGGCACGGCCGCGCCGCCCAGGTCACGGTCGTGGTGGCGGAGCAGTTCGACAGCCTGGACGCACTGACCGAGACCGTACGGACGCACACCCGCGGCCGCGTGGTGCTCGGCCCCGCGACCCCGGAACAGATCAGCACCGTGCTCGGGACGACGCCCCACACCACGCCGACGCCGGACGTCCCGCCCGGCCGCGGCTACGCACGGCTCGGCACCGGCCCGGTGCTGCGGCTCCAGGTGCCGGCGACCCCCGACCCGTACGACGACGCGACGAGCGAGGCACACCGCCAGGCCGTGCTGGAGCTGCTGCCCGAGTACATCGACGGGCGGGCGCCGGACGAGGCCGCGGAGCCGGTGGCGCAGGTGAAGAAGACGGAGAAGGCCGAGGCCGGGGCGCCCGACCCGGTACCGGCCGAGGGCTGA